The Brassica rapa cultivar Chiifu-401-42 chromosome A10, CAAS_Brap_v3.01, whole genome shotgun sequence genome segment AGCGGAGGAAGCGAAGGCGGAAGGTAAGCGTGACCCAGCTATCGCACAGAggaggatgaggaggaggaTGGGGACCCGGTAACTCATTAGAATACGATGAGAGGAATATCTCAAAAAGAGAGAGATCAAAATTCGCTGGAAACTATCTATCTTAGGATCAACGATTGAGGGCGGAATCGCTTCAGATTTCGATGGCAAAAGCACAACGGCTGAAATCAAGAACAGAAAACTTAGAAAAAGAGAAgacacaaaaattaaaataaaatgtgatCTTACTATTAGATCCGTGTGAAATGTCAATAAAGTTTTGTCACTTGTTTTTGCAGAAATGACAGAGAGACAGACCACCGCCAATTGCCTACGTTGACATTTCCCTTTATTCTCTCTCCACCACTTATTCTCCCTCCCCCATTGGtggatttcttttataaaaattattttaaaaatattaccgAATCATTTTGTtcaataattttacaaaaaatagtagTATTTTGGAAGGTTATTAACCTTTTTATACAAGTTGATTAAGAATTTATAAGAGGTTAAACTGGTagataagaaagaaagaaaaaaaggttaGAGAGAAAATGATTTGTTTGGTTAATTATAGTATAAAAAGACTTAACGATCTGACCCAATGAAGGCCCATTAGTTTGATTCAACAGGGCCCATTGGTAAGTTTTCTGGAGGTTTTGACCTCCCTTTATATATTTGACAGGAGAGAGCTCTTCTTCTCTCGCCTTTGAACCCGAACGCCTGAAGCTGaaatcgagaaaaaaaatggagaTTACGGAGAGGAGGCACGATGAGATCATGGACAATGTCAAGTCGCAGTATGTTTCCGATGAACGCCACTCTCGCGAGCTCAAAGCTGGTCTGCATCCTCTACGGGTTTGTCCATCTCATTCTTTACATCAATGTCAACATCTGATTCTAGCCAAAAGATTGTGAACTTTATGTTTAGAGCCTAGGTTGGCGAAGATCAGGATTCTAAAATCTACAACTTCTGCAAGTGTTCTTCTCAAATTTAGGTTCTTTGCGACTTTGTTTAATGTCTATGAGCTCAAATGTTATAGAATCGTGCTATAGTGAGACATTAGTATTCGTGGAACTAATTGATTGTgggatttaaataatattaagcTCATGTAAGTGTGAGAAAAGTTCAAAGAGTAATCTTGAGAGGACATGCCATCATTGCTACCAGCAGAACATTAGATTATACACTGGCTCAGTGACtccatgttttttttctctctaaattTTGGAAATTTGCAGTACAAGTTTGCGATTTGGTACACCCGTCGGACACCAGGGGTCAGGAACCAGACATCTTACGAGGATATCATTAAGAAGATTGTTGAATTCAGCACTGTAAGCTCAAATAAGTCCCATTCTTGAAAGCTGTTTGTAatcttatcttttgtttattttatgagAGATGGCTTTGGTTTCCTAGGTTGAAGGGTTTTGGGCCTGCTACTGTCACCTTGCTCGTTCTTCTCTCTTGCCTAGTCCAACAGATCTTCATTTCTTTAAGAATGGGATTCGCCCCTTGTGGGAGGTATGTATTCCATATTTTTGCTACTTACTcgttgtctgtgtgtgtgttcGTATGTGGATCATCGAAACACTTTTAATACAACTAAAGTAGCTATATTCATTTCAATCAGGATGGTGCCAACTGCAATGGTGGAAAGTGGATCATACGTTTCTCCAAAGTTCTATCTTCTCGTTTCTGGGAGGATCTGGTCAGTTTGTTCTCCCTTTCATTCGACAGAACCTTAGCTGTCTATTTTTCATACTTAGAGTcgagttcttttttttatttttcaatctgGAAGTCATGTTAGATACCCTTCCATTGATTTGTATTTTCCTCAGCTTCTTGCGTTGGTAGGGGACCAGCTTGATGATGCGGATAACATCTGTGGCGCAGTACTGAGTGTCCGCTTCAGTGAGGACATCATTAGTGTGTGGAATCGCAATGCTTCTGATCATCAGGTGAGATTACTATTCACAAGGTCTCTAGCTAGCTCGCTcccttcttttgttttgtactAATGTACACATTTGAAAAACTGAGTGTGGCTCTGCTGCCGATAGTTCATTGATATCCAAAACTATAGTTTAGGATCCACAGCTGCTTGAAGTCCGATAATACCTGGGTCAACATCAAAATCTAGAGTGAGTTACTTGACACACtggaaaaaaagagaataatggTGTTGCTCTGTTTTTCCAAAAGGTTAGAAAGCAATACCGCATCCAACTCGTGCGCCTGCGTTTCCTGTTGATTTGCTAAGCTTGTGTCCTCCTGCACGGTAACAAACCGCAAAGAAATCATAATTCTTTAATTTAACATAATCAACAGAGCACAACATGAACCTAAAAACTGTGGCAGATACTTGATGATAATAAGTTGACAACTAAATGAAACTACACAATGATTACTACTGAGATTTGACCCTGAAACTTCTATTGCTTCTTTTTATATAGTAGGTGACATTGGACCATTTATGTATATTTGGAAAGGCTATAAAGAAGTGTTACTACCTCTGCCAAGGTCATCAGGATCACCATGTACAACAACCGCCCTCCCAAGTATGGAATACTGCCCACTAAGTGGTATCTGGTGAAATCATAGAGAAGCCGAGATAAATGGGAGAGACATAAGCACAATGTGATAATATGTACTTTACATTAAATGGTTGAAGAAGTAAAAAAGGAAGATCCGTTTACCTGTTTGTCTTTGATCGAGATTTCAGCAACACCTGAAACAAGCAAGGCTCACCCCAAAAAAACACTACATCATTCTTCAAAAAagcacaaaataaatatatagattgAGGAAAAAAGCGTATACCGTCTGATCCAGCGAAAATGTTACCCAAATCTCCAGCATGACGCTCTTCCTCATCCGGTGGCCCATGAACTCGATTTAATGGATTGAAGTGAGGTCCTGAAGTCAACGTTTccacaagaaaacaaaacaacactAAGTACAGAACTCAACAACAGAATCACAAAGAGGAGAAACACCACTCAAGAACATCttctattaaattaaatttaatatgttttagcTTCTAAAAGTAGCTTAATCTAAATGGTTCCTTGAATTCTACTGGCAACACTAATAGTCCATCCATCTAAACTAAATCTGATCCAAACCAATCCAGTTAACATCAAGGTCGAGCAAAATAACTCTTTTCACATGTATGTGTGTGTTTCAGATACAGAACCATTAGATTCTTAAAGAGAAACAACGGTCAAGGACTTAGTCTTGAGCTCCAAGTGTACAGTTACATAGACAAAGAGTGAACAAAAACCAACCAGTAGAGTTGCAGCCATTTGTGGTATCACCAAAAGAGTGAATATGAAAGCCATGGAAGCCAGGAGACAGTCCTGAGATCTTTCCTGTTACATGAGTTGTCCCTGCCacacaaaaaacaaaatcaatacaAGAGAATGAAATAAAACATATCCGACGGccaataaaagaagaaaaaacagatCACCGGAAGTGTCTTGTGTGAATTGAAGACATCCTCGGATGTTTTTATCGCCGGCGATAAGAGCCACCGCTCTCAGATTAGGACCTCCCATCTGTTCTGTCTGTGTGTTTGGGGATGTGAATGTTGTTAATCGGATTAAATTGAAATGTGTACTGGTTTAAGTGTGGTCGAGAAGagaataaatcataaaccaGACCAAACCGGAAATTAAACTTCTCGGTTAAGATTAATTGTATCTCCGAACCGGATAGAAGAAACTAACAGGATGCAGACAACACAACATAATGATTTGGTTGATAACAAAACATGAAGAAACCAAGATCATCTCAACTACATCACCACCGTCAGACAACACAACATAAAGGTTTGGTTTGTAACACATTAACTAAGACCATCTCAACTACATGGAGTCTCTTATTTGGAGACGGTGAGAATCATTTCGGTCGGTTTAATGAGCTCGAAGGTGCAAAAGTCACCGATCTCTAAACCAAAATCTTTAACCAAACGAGGCCATCCACGAGAGAATCTTGACTGTATCTTAGAGACCACATACGTAACCTCCCATGACTTCTTCCCTTTCCGATCATGAATCTTGAACACCGTTTCCTCCTTTGGCATATGCATCTCCCCAAACCTCTTTGGGACACCCTGGATCACATATCAAAACGTTTTGATCAACTCATAGTTTCACAGTCTTTACTCTTGGTCTTATCTTGTCGTGCTTGTCTTACCAAGAACAGGACGTATGATTTCTTTATGGTGAGTGTGAACTCTGGAGCAAGAGACGAAGTGCCATCTTCAGAGTCGTCAGATTCAGTATCCATCTTCCTCTTTTTACACTTGTTTGCTTTTTCAGCCTTCTTAACTTGCTTCTTCCCCAAGTTAATAAGCTGACGTTTCTGTTTCAATCTTCCTCCTACGGTAGACTCAGCTGTTTCTGAGACAGGATAGTTTGATGCAGACAATGactctctctcttcctccttCCCATTGCTCACTTCTTCTCTCTTGTTTCGACCTGAttcatcaaaacaaaacaaccaaagtctgtcttcttcttctccatccaTATAGCCTTAAAGAAAAACATGAGAACTTACTTGAAGAAGAAGCAATGGTTGCAGATCTGTTGGGTCTAAGCATCTCCAAGCAATTTATTTGGTAAATGCTTACGTTAAAACACATGTTACCCTTGTGCGTGAACGTGAGAAGCTCGTCAGCACCTAAACCATTGTCGCTCAAAAACTGGTCCCATCCGTCTTTCTCCATGTAGTAGAAGAAGCTTTGGTATTTTGAGAGGTTGATTCTCCATGAGCTTCCCCATGGCAGCTTTAAGACCATCTTAAACGAGAACTCCTTGGCTGAGATGCTTTTCAAGAAGTCTTGAGGGATCTCTCTCTTTTGGACATATAACAAGAACAAGATCTGTCAATAAATGAtgggaaaaaaacaaaacaaagaaagaaagatttgCATTCtgtaagtttacaaaaaaaaaaaagatttgcatTCTGTAACATCCGATTAGCATCTCAGATCCATCAGAAAGATCA includes the following:
- the LOC103845869 gene encoding eukaryotic translation initiation factor NCBP isoform X4 is translated as MEITERRHDEIMDNVKSQYVSDERHSRELKAGLHPLRYKFAIWYTRRTPGVRNQTSYEDIIKKIVEFSTVEGFWACYCHLARSSLLPSPTDLHFFKNGIRPLWEDGANCNGGKWIIRFSKVLSSRFWEDLLLALVGDQLDDADNICGAVLSVRFSEDIISVWNRNASDHQ
- the LOC103845869 gene encoding eukaryotic translation initiation factor NCBP isoform X1, translated to MEITERRHDEIMDNVKSQYVSDERHSRELKAGLHPLRYKFAIWYTRRTPGVRNQTSYEDIIKKIVEFSTVEGFWACYCHLARSSLLPSPTDLHFFKNGIRPLWEDGANCNGGKWIIRFSKVLSSRFWEDLLLALVGDQLDDADNICGAVLSVRFSEDIISVWNRNASDHQVRLLFTRSLASSLPSFVLY
- the LOC103845869 gene encoding eukaryotic translation initiation factor NCBP isoform X2, which translates into the protein MEITERRHDEIMDNVKSQYVSDERHSRELKAGLHPLRYKFAIWYTRRTPGVRNQTSYEDIIKKIVEFSTVEGFWACYCHLARSSLLPSPTDLHFFKNGIRPLWELYSFQSGWCQLQWWKVDHTFLQSSIFSFLGGSGQFVLPFIRQNLSCLFFILRVEFFFLFFNLEVMLDTLPLICIFLSFLRW
- the LOC103845869 gene encoding eukaryotic translation initiation factor NCBP isoform X5, whose product is MEITERRHDEIMDNVKSQYVSDERHSRELKAGLHPLRYKFAIWYTRRTPGVRNQTSYEDIIKKIVEFSTVEGFWACYCHLARSSLLPSPTDLHFFKNGIRPLWELYSFQSGWCQLQWWKVDHTFLQSSIFSFLGGSASCVGRGPA
- the LOC103845869 gene encoding uncharacterized protein LOC103845869 isoform X3; the encoded protein is MRSWIKSTTSASVLLKFSTSLRFGTPVGHQGSGTRHLTRISLRRLLNSALLKGFGPATVTLLVLLSCLVQQIFISLRMGFAPCGSYIHFNQDGANCNGGKWIIRFSKVLSSRFWEDLLLALVGDQLDDADNICGAVLSVRFSEDIISVWNRNASDHQVRLLFTRSLASSLPSFVLY
- the LOC103845867 gene encoding superoxide dismutase [Cu-Zn] isoform X2 gives rise to the protein MGGPNLRAVALIAGDKNIRGCLQFTQDTSGTTHVTGKISGLSPGFHGFHIHSFGDTTNGCNSTGPHFNPLNRVHGPPDEEERHAGDLGNIFAGSDGIRFFPQSIYLFCAFLKNDVVFFWGEPCLFQVLLKSRSKTNRYHLVGSIPYLGGRLLYMVILMTLAEEDTSLANQQETQAHELDAVLSDFKQLWILNYSFGYQ
- the LOC103845867 gene encoding superoxide dismutase [Cu-Zn] isoform X1; its protein translation is MGGPNLRAVALIAGDKNIRGCLQFTQDTSGTTHVTGKISGLSPGFHGFHIHSFGDTTNGCNSTGPHFNPLNRVHGPPDEEERHAGDLGNIFAGSDGIRFFPQSIYLFCAFLKNDVVFFWGEPCLFQVLLKSRSKTNRYHLVGSIPYLGGRLLYMVILMTLAEEDTSLANQQETQAHELDAILMLTQVLSDFKQLWILNYSFGYQ
- the LOC103845867 gene encoding superoxide dismutase [Cu-Zn] 3 isoform X3, whose translation is MGGPNLRAVALIAGDKNIRGCLQFTQDTSGTTHVTGKISGLSPGFHGFHIHSFGDTTNGCNSTGPHFNPLNRVHGPPDEEERHAGDLGNIFAGSDGVAEISIKDKQIPLSGQYSILGRAVVVHGDPDDLGRGGHKLSKSTGNAGARVGCDFDVDPGIIGLQAAVDPKL
- the LOC103845867 gene encoding superoxide dismutase [Cu-Zn] 3 isoform X4 — protein: MGGPNLRAVALIAGDKNIRGCLQFTQDTSGTTHVTGKISGLSPGFHGFHIHSFGDTTNGCNSTGPHFNPLNRVHGPPDEEERHAGDLGNIFAGSDGVAEISIKDKQIPLSGQYSILGRAVVVHGDPDDLGRGGHKLSKSTGNAGARVGCGIIGLQAAVDPKL
- the LOC103845870 gene encoding B3 domain-containing protein At5g18090, producing MATNSCIGMLMDESDNPGFFKVLRKEDLSSQTMREIPQDFLKSISAKEFSFKMVLKLPWGSSWRINLSKYQSFFYYMEKDGWDQFLSDNGLGADELLTFTHKGNMCFNVSIYQINCLEMLRPNRSATIASSSSRNKREEVSNGKEEERESLSASNYPVSETAESTVGGRLKQKRQLINLGKKQVKKAEKANKCKKRKMDTESDDSEDGTSSLAPEFTLTIKKSYVLFLGVPKRFGEMHMPKEETVFKIHDRKGKKSWEVTYVVSKIQSRFSRGWPRLVKDFGLEIGDFCTFELIKPTEMILTVSK